The proteins below come from a single Burkholderia humptydooensis genomic window:
- a CDS encoding nuclear transport factor 2 family protein translates to MPRFARLFEAAADTLNAYYQAIADANLDALMVLWIDEDFASCIWSDGTHLHGLEQIRSGFGARLSTQPVTIEPLDIRVYDSLGTVVYTVAEAHQQADLTAEPQMVFTTYVMIHERGEWRIAHIHASPIPEQTATQFAAKIRHAQGPLH, encoded by the coding sequence ATGCCACGTTTTGCCCGCCTCTTCGAAGCCGCCGCCGATACGCTGAACGCGTACTACCAGGCAATCGCCGACGCCAACCTCGACGCGCTGATGGTCCTCTGGATCGACGAGGACTTCGCCAGTTGCATCTGGTCGGACGGCACGCACCTGCACGGCCTCGAGCAGATCCGAAGCGGGTTCGGCGCGCGGCTGTCGACACAGCCCGTCACGATCGAGCCGCTCGACATCCGCGTCTACGACAGCCTCGGCACCGTCGTCTACACGGTCGCGGAAGCGCACCAGCAGGCCGATCTCACGGCCGAGCCGCAGATGGTGTTCACGACCTACGTGATGATCCACGAGCGCGGCGAATGGCGGATCGCCCACATCCACGCGAGCCCGATCCCCGAGCAGACGGCGACGCAGTTCGCCGCGAAGATCCGCCACGCGCAGGGGCCGCTCCACTGA
- the fba gene encoding class II fructose-bisphosphate aldolase (catalyzes the reversible aldol condensation of dihydroxyacetonephosphate and glyceraldehyde 3-phosphate in the Calvin cycle, glycolysis, and/or gluconeogenesis) — translation MPLVSMRQLLDHAAENGYGLPAFNVNNLEQVQAIMAAADEVGAPVIMQASAGARKYAGEAFLRHLIEAAVESYPHIPVVMHQDHGQSPAVCMTAIRSGFTSVMMDGSLEADGKTVASYEYNVDVSRKVVEMAHSIGVTVEAELGVLGSLETMKGDKEDGHGAEGTMTREQLLTDPEQAADFVKLTQCDALAIAIGTSHGAYKFTKKPTGDILSIQRIKEIHARIPNTHLVMHGSSSVPQDLLAEIREFGGDMKETYGVPVEEIQEGIKHGVRKVNIDTDLRLAITGAIRRYMFENPGKFDPRDYLKPAREAAKKICVARYLAFGCEGQAAKIKPVPLEKIAEKYKAGALAQVVR, via the coding sequence ATGCCTCTCGTATCAATGCGTCAACTGCTGGATCACGCAGCGGAGAACGGCTACGGCCTGCCCGCGTTCAACGTGAACAACCTGGAGCAGGTGCAGGCGATCATGGCGGCCGCCGACGAAGTCGGCGCGCCCGTGATCATGCAGGCGTCGGCGGGCGCCCGGAAGTACGCGGGCGAGGCGTTCCTGCGCCACCTGATCGAAGCGGCGGTCGAGTCGTACCCGCACATTCCCGTCGTGATGCACCAGGATCACGGCCAGTCGCCCGCCGTGTGCATGACGGCAATTCGCAGCGGCTTCACGAGCGTGATGATGGACGGCTCGCTCGAGGCCGACGGCAAGACGGTCGCATCGTACGAGTACAACGTCGACGTATCCCGCAAGGTCGTCGAGATGGCGCACTCGATCGGCGTGACGGTCGAGGCCGAGCTCGGCGTGCTCGGCTCGCTCGAGACGATGAAGGGCGACAAGGAAGACGGCCACGGCGCCGAAGGCACGATGACGCGCGAGCAACTGCTGACGGACCCCGAGCAGGCCGCCGACTTCGTCAAGCTCACGCAGTGCGACGCGCTCGCGATCGCGATCGGCACGTCGCACGGCGCGTACAAGTTCACGAAGAAGCCGACGGGCGACATCCTGTCGATCCAGCGGATCAAGGAAATCCACGCGCGCATCCCGAACACGCACCTCGTGATGCACGGCTCGTCGTCGGTGCCGCAGGATCTGCTCGCGGAAATCCGCGAGTTCGGCGGCGACATGAAGGAAACCTACGGCGTGCCCGTCGAGGAAATCCAGGAAGGCATCAAGCATGGCGTGCGCAAGGTCAACATCGACACCGACCTGCGTCTCGCGATCACGGGCGCGATCCGCCGCTACATGTTCGAGAATCCGGGCAAGTTCGACCCGCGCGACTACCTGAAGCCCGCACGCGAAGCGGCGAAGAAGATCTGCGTCGCGCGCTATCTGGCGTTCGGCTGCGAAGGCCAGGCGGCGAAGATCAAGCCGGTGCCGCTCGAGAAGATCGCCGAGAAGTACAAGGCCGGCGCTCTCGCGCAAGTGGTGCGTTGA
- a CDS encoding zinc-finger domain-containing protein produces MSEIKEMPLIELTAKDLPAYCPNPAMPRWSAHPRVFIDVSHGEARCPYCGTRYKLRDGEVLRGHH; encoded by the coding sequence ATGAGTGAAATCAAGGAAATGCCGCTCATCGAACTGACGGCCAAGGATCTGCCCGCTTACTGCCCGAATCCCGCGATGCCGCGCTGGAGCGCGCACCCGCGCGTGTTCATCGACGTCTCGCACGGCGAGGCGCGCTGCCCGTACTGCGGCACGCGCTACAAGCTGCGCGACGGCGAAGTGCTGCGCGGCCACCATTGA
- the waaF gene encoding lipopolysaccharide heptosyltransferase II has protein sequence MRRALVIAPNWIGDALMAQPLFALLKKLHPRIVIDAVAPTWVAPVLERMPEIHDVHATELAHGKLQMLHRWQLASDLRELGYDAAYVLPNSLKSALIPWLAGIPLRVGYTGEHRYMLLNVRHANPGKARDTRAPMAQHYAALAYAPGAKLPESLQTLPPPRLEADLNETARVSARFNLDTRKPLVVFCPGAEYGPAKRWPPEHFAALAQSVSQSFPYTQIVALGSPKDAAAAQAIAERAPNVRSLCGQTSLTEACALIARANAVVTNDSGLMHVAAALRRPLVALYGSTDPRHTPPLSELAKVQWLHLECSPCFERECPLGHLKCLRELSPEQVFGDLRGMLVGQR, from the coding sequence ATGCGTCGCGCGTTGGTAATCGCACCGAACTGGATCGGTGACGCATTGATGGCGCAGCCGCTTTTCGCGCTGCTGAAGAAACTGCATCCCCGCATCGTCATCGACGCCGTGGCGCCCACGTGGGTCGCGCCCGTGCTGGAGCGGATGCCCGAGATCCACGACGTCCACGCGACCGAGCTCGCGCACGGCAAGCTGCAGATGCTGCACCGCTGGCAGCTCGCGAGCGATCTGCGCGAGCTCGGCTACGACGCCGCGTACGTGCTGCCGAACTCGCTGAAATCCGCGCTGATCCCGTGGCTCGCCGGCATCCCGCTTCGGGTCGGCTACACGGGCGAGCATCGCTACATGCTCCTGAACGTGCGGCACGCGAATCCGGGCAAGGCGCGCGACACGCGCGCGCCGATGGCCCAACATTACGCGGCGCTTGCATACGCGCCCGGCGCGAAGCTGCCCGAATCGCTCCAGACGCTGCCGCCGCCGCGGCTCGAAGCGGACCTGAACGAGACGGCGCGCGTTTCCGCGCGCTTCAACCTCGACACGCGCAAGCCGCTCGTCGTGTTCTGCCCGGGCGCCGAGTACGGCCCGGCGAAGCGCTGGCCGCCCGAGCATTTCGCCGCGCTCGCGCAGAGCGTGAGCCAGTCCTTTCCGTATACGCAGATCGTCGCGCTCGGCTCGCCGAAGGACGCAGCGGCCGCGCAGGCGATCGCCGAGCGCGCGCCGAACGTGCGCAGCCTCTGCGGCCAGACCTCGCTCACCGAGGCGTGCGCGCTGATCGCGCGCGCGAACGCGGTCGTCACCAACGATTCCGGGCTGATGCACGTCGCGGCGGCGCTGCGCCGGCCGCTCGTCGCGCTCTACGGCTCGACCGATCCGCGTCATACCCCGCCGCTGTCGGAGCTGGCAAAGGTACAATGGCTGCATCTCGAATGCAGTCCCTGCTTCGAACGCGAATGCCCGCTCGGCCATCTGAAGTGCCTGCGCGAGCTGAGCCCGGAGCAGGTGTTCGGCGATTTGCGCGGGATGCTCGTCGGACAGCGCTGA
- a CDS encoding hydrolase, translating to MSTALPPLPAADETAPPAASSLYRAPLWLPTSHAQTIVPALFARRPDVEYRRERWDTPDGDFIDVDWLAPAAGAAPEPGAPLAVLFHGLEGSSDSHYARVLMAAARARGWHGVVPHFRSCSGEMNRMPRFYHLADSAEVDWILRRLAKSHRGPLVAVGVSLGGNVLLRWLGERRSDTSIVAAASAVSTPIDVHAGGRALSQGFSMVYTRSFLKTLKLKALVKLEQYPGLFDRHAMLAARTMHDFDDIVTAPLHGFVDANDYWTQATTRPLLAAIDVPTLILNARNDPFLPASALPGPRDVSRAVVLDQPEHGGHAGFMTGPFPGRIDWLPARIFEFCSRFTDHG from the coding sequence ATGAGCACCGCACTCCCCCCGCTTCCCGCTGCCGACGAGACCGCCCCCCCGGCAGCCTCGTCCCTCTACCGCGCGCCGCTCTGGCTGCCGACGAGCCACGCGCAGACGATCGTCCCCGCCCTCTTCGCGCGCCGGCCCGACGTCGAATACCGGCGCGAGCGCTGGGACACGCCCGACGGCGACTTCATCGACGTCGACTGGCTCGCGCCGGCGGCGGGCGCGGCGCCCGAGCCGGGCGCGCCGCTCGCCGTGCTGTTCCACGGCCTCGAAGGCAGCTCCGATTCGCATTACGCGCGCGTGCTGATGGCGGCCGCCCGCGCGCGCGGCTGGCACGGCGTCGTCCCGCACTTCCGCAGTTGCAGCGGCGAGATGAACCGGATGCCGCGCTTCTATCACCTCGCCGACAGCGCCGAAGTCGACTGGATCCTGCGGCGGCTCGCGAAAAGCCATCGCGGGCCGCTCGTCGCGGTCGGCGTGTCGCTCGGCGGCAACGTGCTGCTGCGCTGGCTCGGCGAACGGCGCAGCGATACGTCGATCGTCGCGGCGGCCTCGGCGGTGTCGACGCCGATCGACGTCCACGCGGGCGGCCGCGCGCTGTCGCAAGGCTTCTCGATGGTCTACACGCGCAGCTTCCTGAAGACGCTCAAGCTGAAGGCGCTCGTGAAGCTCGAACAGTATCCGGGGCTCTTCGACAGGCACGCGATGCTCGCCGCGCGCACGATGCACGACTTCGACGATATCGTCACCGCGCCGCTGCACGGCTTCGTCGACGCGAACGATTACTGGACGCAGGCGACCACGCGCCCGCTCCTCGCGGCGATCGACGTGCCGACGCTGATCCTCAACGCGCGCAACGATCCGTTCCTGCCGGCGTCGGCGCTGCCCGGCCCGCGCGACGTGTCGCGCGCGGTCGTGCTCGACCAGCCCGAGCACGGCGGCCACGCGGGCTTCATGACGGGCCCGTTCCCTGGGCGCATCGACTGGCTGCCCGCGCGCATCTTCGAATTCTGCTCACGCTTCACCGATCATGGATGA
- a CDS encoding phosphoglycerate kinase, with the protein MSQVKRLTDLIAEGKLSGKRVFIRADLNVPQDDHGNITEDTRVRASVPAIEAALDAGAAVMVTSHLGRPTEGEFKPEDSLASVAKRLAELLGRDVPLVANWVENGVEVAPGQVVLLENCRVNKGEKKNSDELAQKMAKLCDVYVNDAFGTAHRAEATTHGIAKYAPVACAGPLLAAELDALGKALGNPKRPLVAIVAGSKVSTKLTILKSLAEKVDQLIVGGGIANTFMLAAGLAIGKSLAEVDLAGEAKAIIDEARKRGASVPIPTDVVVAKEFSPTAAATVKKVADIEADDMILDIGPDTAKALAGQLEKAGTIVWNGPVGVFEFDQFGNGTKTLADAIANSAAFSIAGGGDTLAAIAKYGIHDKVSYISTGGGAFLEFLEGKKLPAVEVLETRA; encoded by the coding sequence ATGAGCCAAGTAAAGCGTCTTACCGACCTGATCGCCGAAGGCAAGCTCTCCGGCAAACGTGTGTTCATCCGCGCCGATCTGAACGTGCCGCAGGACGATCACGGCAACATCACCGAAGACACGCGCGTGCGCGCGTCGGTGCCCGCGATCGAGGCGGCGCTCGACGCGGGCGCGGCCGTGATGGTCACGTCGCACCTCGGCCGCCCGACGGAAGGCGAGTTCAAGCCCGAGGATTCGCTCGCGAGCGTCGCGAAGCGGCTGGCCGAGCTGCTCGGCCGCGACGTGCCGCTCGTCGCGAACTGGGTCGAGAACGGCGTCGAAGTCGCGCCGGGCCAGGTCGTGCTGCTCGAGAACTGCCGCGTGAACAAGGGCGAGAAGAAGAATTCGGACGAGCTCGCGCAGAAGATGGCGAAGCTCTGCGACGTCTACGTGAACGACGCGTTCGGCACCGCGCACCGCGCTGAGGCGACCACGCACGGCATCGCGAAGTACGCCCCCGTCGCGTGCGCGGGCCCGCTGCTCGCCGCCGAGCTCGACGCGCTCGGCAAGGCGCTCGGCAACCCGAAGCGTCCGCTGGTGGCGATCGTCGCGGGCTCGAAGGTGTCGACGAAGCTGACGATCCTGAAGTCGCTCGCGGAGAAGGTCGATCAACTGATCGTCGGCGGCGGCATCGCGAACACGTTCATGCTCGCGGCGGGCCTTGCGATCGGCAAGTCGCTCGCGGAAGTCGATCTCGCCGGCGAGGCGAAGGCGATCATCGACGAGGCGAGGAAGCGCGGCGCGTCCGTGCCGATCCCGACCGACGTCGTCGTCGCGAAAGAGTTCTCGCCGACGGCCGCCGCCACCGTGAAGAAGGTCGCCGACATCGAAGCCGACGACATGATCCTCGACATCGGGCCGGACACCGCGAAGGCGCTCGCCGGCCAGCTCGAGAAGGCGGGCACGATCGTCTGGAACGGCCCCGTCGGCGTGTTCGAGTTCGACCAGTTCGGCAACGGCACGAAGACGCTTGCCGACGCGATCGCGAACTCGGCCGCGTTCTCGATCGCGGGCGGCGGCGACACGCTCGCCGCGATCGCGAAGTACGGGATCCACGACAAGGTCAGCTACATCTCGACGGGCGGCGGCGCGTTCCTCGAATTCCTCGAGGGCAAGAAGCTGCCCGCCGTCGAAGTGCTGGAAACGCGCGCGTAA
- the pyk gene encoding pyruvate kinase codes for MHRATKIVATIGPASSSPEVLLQMMHAGLDVVRLNFSHGSADDHRERAEMVREAARRVGREIAIMADLQGPKIRVGKFEAGKTTLAPGQPFVLDATCELGNDERVGLDYKDLPRDLKPGDVLLLNDGLIVLKVDRVLGDEIHTTVKVGGDLSNNKGINRQGGGLSAPALTAKDMEDIRTAMSLGADLVAVSFPKNATDMEMARQLANIAGAPYGIKPKMIAKIERAEAIPALQEILDASDGIMVARGDLAVEVGNAAVPALQKRMIRMARESNKLVITATQMMESMIHAPVPTRAEVSDVANAVLDGTDAVMLSAETATGKYPAVTIEAMAAICVEAEKSEHVELDKDFLDRTFTRIDQSIAMGALFTAYHLGAKAIVALTESGATALWMSRHYTHVPIFALTPRVGSERTMALFRNVTPLHVDFDSDRDSALQQALELIVRRGYVAHGDMVVLTVGEPMGQAGGTNTLKIVRVGEHY; via the coding sequence ATGCACCGCGCCACCAAGATAGTCGCCACGATCGGCCCGGCATCCAGCTCGCCGGAGGTCCTGTTGCAGATGATGCACGCGGGTCTCGACGTCGTGCGGCTCAATTTCTCGCACGGCTCGGCCGACGATCACCGCGAGCGCGCCGAGATGGTCCGCGAGGCCGCGCGCCGGGTCGGCCGGGAAATCGCGATCATGGCGGACCTGCAGGGGCCGAAGATCCGCGTCGGCAAGTTCGAGGCGGGCAAGACGACGCTCGCTCCCGGCCAGCCGTTCGTTCTCGATGCGACGTGCGAGCTCGGCAACGACGAGCGGGTCGGCCTCGACTACAAGGATCTGCCGCGCGACCTGAAGCCGGGCGACGTGCTGCTGCTGAACGATGGCCTGATCGTGCTGAAGGTCGATCGCGTGCTCGGCGACGAGATTCACACGACCGTCAAGGTGGGCGGCGATCTGTCGAACAACAAGGGGATCAACCGGCAGGGTGGCGGGCTGTCGGCGCCCGCGCTGACCGCGAAGGACATGGAGGACATCCGTACCGCGATGTCGCTCGGCGCGGATCTCGTCGCCGTGTCGTTCCCGAAGAACGCGACCGACATGGAGATGGCGCGCCAGCTCGCGAACATCGCGGGCGCGCCTTACGGCATCAAGCCGAAGATGATCGCGAAGATCGAGCGCGCGGAGGCGATTCCGGCGCTGCAGGAGATTCTCGACGCGTCGGACGGGATCATGGTCGCGCGCGGCGACCTGGCCGTCGAGGTCGGCAACGCGGCCGTGCCCGCGCTGCAGAAGCGGATGATCCGGATGGCGCGCGAGTCGAACAAGCTCGTGATCACCGCGACGCAGATGATGGAATCGATGATCCACGCGCCCGTGCCGACGCGCGCGGAGGTGTCGGACGTCGCGAACGCGGTGCTTGACGGCACCGACGCGGTGATGCTGTCCGCCGAGACGGCGACGGGCAAGTACCCGGCCGTGACGATCGAGGCGATGGCGGCCATCTGCGTCGAGGCGGAGAAATCCGAGCACGTCGAGCTCGACAAGGACTTCCTCGACCGCACGTTCACGCGGATCGACCAGTCGATCGCGATGGGCGCGCTCTTCACCGCGTATCACCTGGGCGCGAAGGCGATCGTCGCGCTGACCGAATCAGGCGCGACGGCGCTCTGGATGTCGCGCCACTACACGCACGTGCCGATCTTCGCGCTGACGCCGCGGGTCGGCAGCGAGCGCACGATGGCGCTCTTTCGCAACGTGACGCCGCTGCACGTCGACTTCGACAGCGACCGCGATTCCGCGCTGCAGCAGGCGCTCGAGCTGATCGTGCGGCGCGGCTACGTCGCGCACGGCGACATGGTCGTGCTGACGGTCGGCGAGCCGATGGGGCAGGCGGGCGGCACGAACACGCTGAAGATCGTGCGCGTCGGCGAGCATTACTGA
- a CDS encoding AzlC family ABC transporter permease, with translation MLARLSATDRFALAQGFRDFSPTLMAILSWGLVTGIAMSKSVLTTGQALGMSILVYAGSSQLAVLPLFAAKLPVWTILLTAAMVNMRFVIFSAGLAPHFSYLPLWRRLAIGYFNGDVIYLLFQKQGFAAGHVPGKEAYFWGMALTSWLAWQASSLVGIALASAFPDSWGLALAGTLALIPIMVSAIANRSTLTAVAVAGGVSLVAFELPYRLALPLAVVAALAAGSVADWFVERADWRRIRAARTEDAE, from the coding sequence ATGCTCGCTCGCCTCTCCGCCACCGACCGTTTCGCCCTCGCCCAGGGCTTCCGCGACTTTTCCCCGACGCTGATGGCGATCCTGTCGTGGGGCCTCGTCACCGGCATCGCGATGAGCAAGTCGGTGCTGACGACGGGGCAGGCGCTCGGCATGTCGATCCTCGTCTACGCGGGCTCGTCGCAGCTCGCGGTGCTGCCGCTCTTCGCCGCGAAGCTGCCGGTCTGGACGATTCTCCTGACGGCCGCGATGGTCAACATGCGCTTCGTGATCTTCAGCGCGGGGCTCGCACCCCATTTCTCGTATCTGCCGCTGTGGCGGCGGCTCGCGATCGGCTATTTCAACGGCGACGTGATCTACCTGCTGTTCCAGAAGCAGGGCTTCGCGGCGGGCCACGTGCCCGGCAAGGAGGCGTACTTCTGGGGGATGGCGCTCACGAGCTGGCTTGCATGGCAGGCGTCGTCGCTCGTCGGCATCGCGCTCGCGAGCGCGTTTCCCGACAGTTGGGGGCTCGCGCTCGCCGGCACGCTCGCGCTGATTCCGATCATGGTGTCGGCGATCGCGAACCGCTCGACGCTCACGGCCGTCGCGGTGGCGGGGGGCGTGTCGCTCGTCGCGTTCGAGCTGCCGTACCGGCTCGCGCTGCCGCTCGCGGTGGTCGCGGCGCTTGCGGCGGGCAGCGTCGCCGACTGGTTCGTCGAGCGCGCCGACTGGCGGCGCATCCGGGCGGCGCGCACGGAGGACGCCGAATGA
- a CDS encoding branched-chain amino acid transaminase, translating to MSMADRDGKIWMDGKLIEWRDAKIHVLTHTLHYGMGVFEGVRAYKTADGSTAIFRLKEHTKRLLNSAKIFQMDVPFDQETLEAAQRDVVRENKLESCYLRPIIWIGSEKLGVSAKGNTIHVAIAAWPWGAYLGEEGLAKGIRVKTSSFTRHHVNVSMVRAKASGWYVNSILANQEATADGYDEALLLDVDGYVSEGSGENFFLVNRGKLYTPDLASCLDGITRDTVITLAKEAGIEVIEKRITRDEVYTADEAFFTGTAAEVTPIRELDNRTIGSGARGPITEKLQSAFFDVVNGKSAKHADWLTKI from the coding sequence ATGTCAATGGCCGATCGCGACGGCAAGATTTGGATGGACGGCAAGCTGATCGAATGGCGCGACGCCAAGATCCACGTGCTGACCCACACGCTGCATTACGGCATGGGCGTCTTCGAGGGCGTGCGCGCGTACAAGACGGCCGACGGCAGCACGGCGATCTTCCGCCTGAAGGAGCACACGAAGCGCCTGCTGAACTCGGCGAAGATCTTCCAGATGGACGTGCCGTTCGACCAGGAAACGCTCGAGGCCGCGCAGCGCGACGTCGTGCGCGAGAACAAGCTCGAGTCGTGCTACCTGCGCCCGATCATCTGGATCGGCTCGGAGAAGCTCGGCGTGTCGGCCAAGGGCAACACGATCCACGTCGCGATCGCCGCGTGGCCGTGGGGCGCGTACCTCGGCGAGGAAGGCCTCGCGAAGGGCATCCGCGTGAAGACCTCGTCGTTCACGCGCCATCACGTGAACGTATCGATGGTGCGCGCGAAGGCGTCCGGCTGGTACGTGAACTCGATCCTCGCGAACCAGGAAGCGACGGCCGACGGCTACGACGAGGCGCTCCTGCTCGACGTCGACGGCTACGTGTCCGAAGGCTCCGGCGAGAACTTCTTCCTCGTGAACCGCGGCAAGCTCTACACGCCGGATCTCGCGTCGTGCCTCGACGGCATCACGCGCGACACGGTCATCACGCTCGCGAAGGAAGCCGGCATCGAAGTGATCGAGAAGCGCATCACGCGCGACGAGGTCTATACGGCCGACGAAGCGTTCTTCACCGGCACCGCGGCCGAAGTCACGCCGATCCGCGAGCTCGACAACCGCACGATCGGCAGCGGCGCGCGCGGCCCGATCACCGAAAAGCTGCAAAGCGCGTTCTTCGACGTCGTCAACGGCAAGAGCGCGAAGCACGCGGACTGGCTCACGAAGATCTGA
- a CDS encoding DUF2946 family protein, with amino-acid sequence MDDIVKQALAKWPNVPHCTGWLLLDRRGGWRMRDDAAQAAGALGSPVRHPALVDFIARNYERDEDGQWFFQNGPQRVYVELAYTPWIVRLAADRDGRHDHDDPARVALTDHTGRAFEPASAWLDDAGGVLFADRATPPRVAALHDHDLALFADCADLDDDGAHGVLHLGGGVDLPLEPIRRDDVAQRFGFVASPAARAGGRAAG; translated from the coding sequence ATGGATGACATCGTCAAACAGGCGCTCGCCAAGTGGCCGAACGTTCCGCACTGCACCGGATGGCTGCTGCTCGACCGGCGCGGCGGCTGGCGGATGCGCGACGACGCCGCGCAGGCAGCGGGCGCGCTCGGCTCGCCCGTGCGGCACCCGGCGCTCGTCGACTTCATCGCCCGCAATTACGAGCGCGACGAAGATGGCCAGTGGTTCTTCCAGAACGGGCCGCAGCGCGTGTACGTCGAACTGGCGTATACGCCGTGGATCGTCCGGCTCGCGGCCGATCGCGACGGCCGTCACGATCATGACGATCCGGCGCGCGTCGCGCTGACCGACCACACGGGCCGCGCGTTCGAGCCGGCGAGCGCCTGGCTCGACGACGCGGGCGGCGTGCTGTTCGCCGACCGCGCAACGCCGCCGCGCGTCGCCGCGCTGCACGATCACGATCTGGCGCTCTTCGCCGATTGCGCCGACCTCGATGACGACGGCGCGCACGGCGTGCTGCATCTCGGCGGCGGCGTCGATCTGCCGCTCGAGCCGATCCGGCGCGACGACGTTGCGCAGCGGTTCGGGTTCGTCGCAAGCCCGGCCGCGCGCGCGGGAGGGCGGGCGGCGGGCTGA
- a CDS encoding AzlD domain-containing protein → MSDWQVWLAIAGMTLVTAITRAFFLAGGERTVLPERVQRSLRYAPAAALVAVVLPDVLETPEGISFALSNHDFYAAAAGLAWFLWRRSMLGTIVVGMLVFTALRVLF, encoded by the coding sequence ATGAGCGACTGGCAAGTCTGGCTCGCGATCGCCGGGATGACGCTCGTCACCGCGATCACGCGCGCGTTCTTTCTCGCCGGCGGCGAGCGCACGGTGCTGCCCGAGCGCGTGCAGCGCTCGCTGCGCTACGCGCCCGCCGCGGCGCTCGTCGCGGTCGTGCTGCCCGACGTGCTGGAGACGCCCGAAGGCATCTCGTTCGCGCTGTCGAACCACGATTTCTACGCGGCGGCGGCGGGCCTCGCGTGGTTCCTGTGGCGGCGGAGCATGCTCGGCACGATCGTCGTCGGGATGCTCGTGTTCACCGCGCTGCGGGTCCTGTTCTGA